From Scylla paramamosain isolate STU-SP2022 chromosome 18, ASM3559412v1, whole genome shotgun sequence, one genomic window encodes:
- the LOC135109183 gene encoding KAT8 regulatory NSL complex subunit 2-like isoform X2 has protein sequence MSVRSGRVVKTMRTLTRPAPEASCAFTTYSCSLPRLDGFEYCTRHILEDKSAPFRQCNYIFTSTGKRCLRPAPTSDRKEGYCLEHSRRSLVVRQRAARKTCPRQTPETLLSMLSHHQMDTHTTGQNAIPDPASVPGLASSVLEYASDTDSEEETVTFPQDSFPRREADSELDSADSDVDPLEHAEVFTTEEITRIYLEKLQKLKSMYVGEYKRLIHILRESRRKYLQAVRQEKESMASIHDQPKPTPEERQAYEQLKALARYHKHLSTHSLLYRQQLERRLQVTEGVNYKPGTSIGCVKCVYSEGSWRCGEKSVPLSKYCSKHILHDPNQVLFGACGVRKCGDDQCSIPVVSLPYATTCIYHTPVPNPIPVSSAPVEEVDSTPSGMGEEDLYGHSSYSHLPPPGPRNIIDLPESHSFIVTEVPPDNVMEEDDAPEESTEAETPAQDSAVRNDGQPPDDAKDKDPPSGNTSDKPQESAMDTSMGEPQTESQGKKDAPPEQIVTNT, from the exons ATGTCGGTGCGTAGTGGGCGTGTGGTCAAGACAATGCGGACCCTCACACGGCCAGCACCAGAGGCGTCCTGTGCCTTTACCACCTACAGCTGCAGTCTG CCAAGGCTTGATGGGTTTGAGTATTGTACCCGCCACATCCTGGAGGACAAGAGCGCTCCTTTCCGCCAGTGTAATTATATCTTCACCAGCACTGGCAAGCGATGCCTGCGTCCAGCACCCACCAGCGACAGGAAGGAGGG GTACTGTTTGGAGCATTCCCGACGTTCACTAGTGGTGCGGCAGCGGGCGGCACGCAAGACTTGCCCCCGCCAGACTCCAGAGACCCTCCTCTCCATGCTGAGCCACCACCAGATGGACACCCACACCACAGGCCAGAATG CCATTCCTGATCCAGCCAGTGTGCCCGGCCTTGCATCGTCCGTCCTGGAGTATGCCAGTGACACAGACAGTGAAGAGGAGACCGTTACCTTCCCCCAGGACTCTTTCCCACGCCGTGAAGCTGACAGTGAGCTGGACTCTGCAGACTCAGATGTGGATCCCCTGGAACATGCCGAAGTGTTCACTACTGAGGAAATTACAAGGATATATCTAGAAAAACTGCAGAAATTAAAG TCAATGTATGTTGGGGAGTATAAGCGGCTGATCCACATCCTGAGGGAGAGCCGGAGAAAGTACCTGCAGGCAGTGCGGCAGGAGAAGGAATCCATGG CGAGCATCCATGACCAGCCCAAGCCAACACCTGAGGAGCGGCAGGCCTATGAACAGCTGAAGGCACTGGCCCGCTATCACAAGCATCTTAGCACACACTCCCTCCTGTATCGACAGCAGCTGGAACGCCGCCTCCAG GTGACAGAAGGAGTGAACTACAAGCCAGGCACAAGCATTGGGTGTGTCAAGTGTGTGTACAGCGAGGGGTCCTGGCGCTGTGGAGAGAAATCTGTGCCTCTTTCAAAATATTGCTCAAAACATATATTACAT GATCCCAACCAAGTCTTATTTGGGGCTTGTGGAGTAAGGAAGTGTGGTGATGATCAGTGTTCCATCCCTGTGGTGAGTCTGCCGTATGCCACCACTTGCATCTACCACACACCAGTGCCAAACCCTATC cCTGTAAGTTCAGCGccagtagaggaggtggacagcACACCTTCAGGGATGGGAGAAGAAGACCTTTATGGGCACAGTTCTTACAGCCACTTGCCACCACCTGGACCACGTAATATCATAGATCTTCCTGAGAGCCACAGCTTCATAGTGACGGAAGTGCCTCCAGACAATGTAATGGAAGAGGACGATGCTCCTGAAGAAAGCACAGAAGCAGAGACTCCAGCTCAAGATTCTGCAGTGAGGAATGATGGCCAACCTCCTGATGATGCCAAAGACAAAGATCCACCTTCAGGAAATACTAGTGATAAGCCCCAAGAGAGTGCAATGGACACAAGCATGGGGGAACCCCAAACTGAAAGTCAGGGGAAGAAGGATGCACCACCAGAACAAATAGTTACTAATACTTAG
- the LOC135109183 gene encoding KAT8 regulatory NSL complex subunit 2-like isoform X1: MSVRSGRVVKTMRTLTRPAPEASCAFTTYSCSLPRLDGFEYCTRHILEDKSAPFRQCNYIFTSTGKRCLRPAPTSDRKEGIYRYCLEHSRRSLVVRQRAARKTCPRQTPETLLSMLSHHQMDTHTTGQNAIPDPASVPGLASSVLEYASDTDSEEETVTFPQDSFPRREADSELDSADSDVDPLEHAEVFTTEEITRIYLEKLQKLKSMYVGEYKRLIHILRESRRKYLQAVRQEKESMASIHDQPKPTPEERQAYEQLKALARYHKHLSTHSLLYRQQLERRLQVTEGVNYKPGTSIGCVKCVYSEGSWRCGEKSVPLSKYCSKHILHDPNQVLFGACGVRKCGDDQCSIPVVSLPYATTCIYHTPVPNPIPVSSAPVEEVDSTPSGMGEEDLYGHSSYSHLPPPGPRNIIDLPESHSFIVTEVPPDNVMEEDDAPEESTEAETPAQDSAVRNDGQPPDDAKDKDPPSGNTSDKPQESAMDTSMGEPQTESQGKKDAPPEQIVTNT; this comes from the exons ATGTCGGTGCGTAGTGGGCGTGTGGTCAAGACAATGCGGACCCTCACACGGCCAGCACCAGAGGCGTCCTGTGCCTTTACCACCTACAGCTGCAGTCTG CCAAGGCTTGATGGGTTTGAGTATTGTACCCGCCACATCCTGGAGGACAAGAGCGCTCCTTTCCGCCAGTGTAATTATATCTTCACCAGCACTGGCAAGCGATGCCTGCGTCCAGCACCCACCAGCGACAGGAAGGAGGG TATTTATAGGTACTGTTTGGAGCATTCCCGACGTTCACTAGTGGTGCGGCAGCGGGCGGCACGCAAGACTTGCCCCCGCCAGACTCCAGAGACCCTCCTCTCCATGCTGAGCCACCACCAGATGGACACCCACACCACAGGCCAGAATG CCATTCCTGATCCAGCCAGTGTGCCCGGCCTTGCATCGTCCGTCCTGGAGTATGCCAGTGACACAGACAGTGAAGAGGAGACCGTTACCTTCCCCCAGGACTCTTTCCCACGCCGTGAAGCTGACAGTGAGCTGGACTCTGCAGACTCAGATGTGGATCCCCTGGAACATGCCGAAGTGTTCACTACTGAGGAAATTACAAGGATATATCTAGAAAAACTGCAGAAATTAAAG TCAATGTATGTTGGGGAGTATAAGCGGCTGATCCACATCCTGAGGGAGAGCCGGAGAAAGTACCTGCAGGCAGTGCGGCAGGAGAAGGAATCCATGG CGAGCATCCATGACCAGCCCAAGCCAACACCTGAGGAGCGGCAGGCCTATGAACAGCTGAAGGCACTGGCCCGCTATCACAAGCATCTTAGCACACACTCCCTCCTGTATCGACAGCAGCTGGAACGCCGCCTCCAG GTGACAGAAGGAGTGAACTACAAGCCAGGCACAAGCATTGGGTGTGTCAAGTGTGTGTACAGCGAGGGGTCCTGGCGCTGTGGAGAGAAATCTGTGCCTCTTTCAAAATATTGCTCAAAACATATATTACAT GATCCCAACCAAGTCTTATTTGGGGCTTGTGGAGTAAGGAAGTGTGGTGATGATCAGTGTTCCATCCCTGTGGTGAGTCTGCCGTATGCCACCACTTGCATCTACCACACACCAGTGCCAAACCCTATC cCTGTAAGTTCAGCGccagtagaggaggtggacagcACACCTTCAGGGATGGGAGAAGAAGACCTTTATGGGCACAGTTCTTACAGCCACTTGCCACCACCTGGACCACGTAATATCATAGATCTTCCTGAGAGCCACAGCTTCATAGTGACGGAAGTGCCTCCAGACAATGTAATGGAAGAGGACGATGCTCCTGAAGAAAGCACAGAAGCAGAGACTCCAGCTCAAGATTCTGCAGTGAGGAATGATGGCCAACCTCCTGATGATGCCAAAGACAAAGATCCACCTTCAGGAAATACTAGTGATAAGCCCCAAGAGAGTGCAATGGACACAAGCATGGGGGAACCCCAAACTGAAAGTCAGGGGAAGAAGGATGCACCACCAGAACAAATAGTTACTAATACTTAG